From a region of the Lactuca sativa cultivar Salinas chromosome 4, Lsat_Salinas_v11, whole genome shotgun sequence genome:
- the LOC111882482 gene encoding probable serine/threonine-protein kinase At1g54610 isoform X1 produces the protein MGCVQGKPSPTYNRQQSRGGGGGGLHKLKADNGYVTGGIGGKPNAAQKPFVEMPVKQNSVKKNNNQVDDGNTRKEGGGQNDMKINQEGIGNVSQRIVVGKKIGSDDLIDGWPKWLVDNIPREVLANLASKTADSYDKLAKIGHGTYSNVYKARDRDTGKIVALKKVRFDTSEPESVKFMAREIIILQKLDHPNIIKLEGLATSRMQYSLYLVFEYMLSDLTRVISRPEGRLTEPQVKCYMQQLLSGLEHCHERGILHRDIKGSNLLIDKNGKLKIADFGLANYYNPKQKKPLTSRVVTLWYRAPELLLGTTDYGVGIDLWSTGCLLAEMFVGRPIMPGRTEVEQLHRIFKLCGSPHEDYWKKIKPPTTFRPPQNYVPSFQEAFTNFPSSSFGLLTTLLALDPESRGTSTSALQDNFFSSSPLACDLSGLPVVNKDEDVPIQFHDGKKNRTLKTKQRTRIARKDHARNVSISELSTEYSESSKEQEKHVDKNSVTQEQETGQSTSSNTSSKRTNLTMEPSPPFTLAFDSNPPNNNRAARTEAHPNALKNIKNFPLLLASITQTVNNMEENRNGLNRRSMSNVDFRHLDIEKISKLFNLDDH, from the exons ATGGGTTGCGTTCAGGGAAAGCCCTCACCAACTTATAATCGCCAACAGTCtcgtggtggtggcggcggcggcCTCCATAAGTTGAAAGCTGATAATGGGTATGTTACAGGCGGAATTGGGGGAAAACCCAATGCTGCACAGAAACCGTTTGTTGAAATGCCTGTGAAGCAGAATAGTGTAAAGAAGAACAATAATCAAGTTGATGATGGTAATACGAGGAAGGAAGGAGGAGGTCAGAATGATATGAAGATTAATCAAGAAGGAATTGGGAATGTTTCTCAGAGAATTGTTGTTGGTAAGAAGATTGGTTCAGACGATTTAATTGATGGATGGCCTAAATGGCTTGTTGATAATATTCCAAGAGAAGTTTTGGCTAATCTGGCATCTAAAACCGCTGATTCTTATGATAAGCTTGCTAAG ATAGGCCATGGAACATATAGCAATGTCTATAAAGCTCGAGATAGGGACACAGGAAAGATTGTTGCTTTAAAGAAAGTTCGTTTTGACACATCAGAGCCAGAAAGTGTGAAGTTTATGGCAAGAGAAATTATCATTTTACAGAAACTAGATCATCCAAATATTATCAAACTTGAAGGTCTTGCAACATCTAGAATGCAATATAGTCTTTATCTAGTCTTTGAGTACATGCTATCAGACTTAACCAGAGTTATTTCTCGTCCAGAAGGAAGGTTAACAGAACCACAG gtgAAGTGCTATATGCAGCAGTTGCTCTCTGGTCTTGAACACTGTCACGAAAGAGGGATTTTACACAGGGACATTAAAGGATCAAACTTGTTGATAGACAAAAATGGAAAGCTGAAAATAGCGGATTTTGGGCTTGCAAATTACTACAatccaaaacaaaaaaaacctcTGACAAGCCGAGTTGTGACACTTTGGTATAGAGCTCCAGAATTGCTGTTAGGCACTACAGATTATGGAGTTGGAATTGATCTTTGGAGCACTGGATGCCTATTGGCTGAAATGTTTGTTGGTAGGCCCATTATGCCAGGAAGAACAGAG GTTGAGCAGCTTCACCGGATCTTTAAGCTTTGTGGGTCCCCTCATGAAGACTACTGGAAAAAAATCAAGCCACCAACAACCTTCAGACCTCCACAAAACTATGTTCCAAGTTTTCAAGAAGCTTTCACAAATTTTCCCTCTTCTTCTTTTGGCCTCTTGACCACACTTCTAGCTTTGGACCCCGAATCCCGTGGAACTTCCACTTCTGCCCTCCAAGACAAT TTTTTCTCTTCAAGTCCATTAGCATGCGACCTCTCGGGTTTGCCTGTTGTAAACAAAGACGAGGATGTCCCAATACAATTCCATGATGGAAAGAA gaatagaacttTAAAAACCAAGCAACGAACGAGGATAGCTCGGAAGGATCACGCAAGAAACGTTTCCATTTCTGAACTCTCGACCGAATATTCCGAATCATCTAAAGAG CAGGAGAAACATGTAGACAAGAACTCAGTAACCCAAGAACAAGAAACGGGTCAAAGCACAAGTAGCAACACATCAAGCAAGAGAACAAACTTAACAATGGAACCCTCCCCACCATTTACTTTAGCATTCGATTCAAATCCACCCAATAATAATCGGGCAGCAAGAACTGAAGCTCACCCAAAtgctttaaaaaatataaaaaatttccCACTTCTACTTGCATCCATCACACAAACCGTTAATAATATGGAAGAGAATCGAAATGGTCTCAATCGTCGATCCATGTCTAATGTTGATTTTCGACATTTGGATATTGAGAAGATATCGAAGCTTTTTAATTTAGATGATCATTAG
- the LOC111882482 gene encoding probable serine/threonine-protein kinase At1g54610 isoform X2, giving the protein MGCVQGKPSPTYNRQQSRGGGGGGLHKLKADNGYVTGGIGGKPNAAQKPFVEMPVKQNSVKKNNNQVDDGNTRKEGGGQNDMKINQEGIGNVSQRIVVGKKIGSDDLIDGWPKWLVDNIPREVLANLASKTADSYDKLAKIGHGTYSNVYKARDRDTGKIVALKKVRFDTSEPESVKFMAREIIILQKLDHPNIIKLEGLATSRMQYSLYLVFEYMLSDLTRVISRPEGRLTEPQVKCYMQQLLSGLEHCHERGILHRDIKGSNLLIDKNGKLKIADFGLANYYNPKQKKPLTSRVVTLWYRAPELLLGTTDYGVGIDLWSTGCLLAEMFVGRPIMPGRTEVEQLHRIFKLCGSPHEDYWKKIKPPTTFRPPQNYVPSFQEAFTNFPSSSFGLLTTLLALDPESRGTSTSALQDNFFSSSPLACDLSGLPVVNKDEDVPIQFHDGKKNRTLKTKQRTRIARKDHARNVSISELSTEYSESSKEEKHVDKNSVTQEQETGQSTSSNTSSKRTNLTMEPSPPFTLAFDSNPPNNNRAARTEAHPNALKNIKNFPLLLASITQTVNNMEENRNGLNRRSMSNVDFRHLDIEKISKLFNLDDH; this is encoded by the exons ATGGGTTGCGTTCAGGGAAAGCCCTCACCAACTTATAATCGCCAACAGTCtcgtggtggtggcggcggcggcCTCCATAAGTTGAAAGCTGATAATGGGTATGTTACAGGCGGAATTGGGGGAAAACCCAATGCTGCACAGAAACCGTTTGTTGAAATGCCTGTGAAGCAGAATAGTGTAAAGAAGAACAATAATCAAGTTGATGATGGTAATACGAGGAAGGAAGGAGGAGGTCAGAATGATATGAAGATTAATCAAGAAGGAATTGGGAATGTTTCTCAGAGAATTGTTGTTGGTAAGAAGATTGGTTCAGACGATTTAATTGATGGATGGCCTAAATGGCTTGTTGATAATATTCCAAGAGAAGTTTTGGCTAATCTGGCATCTAAAACCGCTGATTCTTATGATAAGCTTGCTAAG ATAGGCCATGGAACATATAGCAATGTCTATAAAGCTCGAGATAGGGACACAGGAAAGATTGTTGCTTTAAAGAAAGTTCGTTTTGACACATCAGAGCCAGAAAGTGTGAAGTTTATGGCAAGAGAAATTATCATTTTACAGAAACTAGATCATCCAAATATTATCAAACTTGAAGGTCTTGCAACATCTAGAATGCAATATAGTCTTTATCTAGTCTTTGAGTACATGCTATCAGACTTAACCAGAGTTATTTCTCGTCCAGAAGGAAGGTTAACAGAACCACAG gtgAAGTGCTATATGCAGCAGTTGCTCTCTGGTCTTGAACACTGTCACGAAAGAGGGATTTTACACAGGGACATTAAAGGATCAAACTTGTTGATAGACAAAAATGGAAAGCTGAAAATAGCGGATTTTGGGCTTGCAAATTACTACAatccaaaacaaaaaaaacctcTGACAAGCCGAGTTGTGACACTTTGGTATAGAGCTCCAGAATTGCTGTTAGGCACTACAGATTATGGAGTTGGAATTGATCTTTGGAGCACTGGATGCCTATTGGCTGAAATGTTTGTTGGTAGGCCCATTATGCCAGGAAGAACAGAG GTTGAGCAGCTTCACCGGATCTTTAAGCTTTGTGGGTCCCCTCATGAAGACTACTGGAAAAAAATCAAGCCACCAACAACCTTCAGACCTCCACAAAACTATGTTCCAAGTTTTCAAGAAGCTTTCACAAATTTTCCCTCTTCTTCTTTTGGCCTCTTGACCACACTTCTAGCTTTGGACCCCGAATCCCGTGGAACTTCCACTTCTGCCCTCCAAGACAAT TTTTTCTCTTCAAGTCCATTAGCATGCGACCTCTCGGGTTTGCCTGTTGTAAACAAAGACGAGGATGTCCCAATACAATTCCATGATGGAAAGAA gaatagaacttTAAAAACCAAGCAACGAACGAGGATAGCTCGGAAGGATCACGCAAGAAACGTTTCCATTTCTGAACTCTCGACCGAATATTCCGAATCATCTAAAGAG GAGAAACATGTAGACAAGAACTCAGTAACCCAAGAACAAGAAACGGGTCAAAGCACAAGTAGCAACACATCAAGCAAGAGAACAAACTTAACAATGGAACCCTCCCCACCATTTACTTTAGCATTCGATTCAAATCCACCCAATAATAATCGGGCAGCAAGAACTGAAGCTCACCCAAAtgctttaaaaaatataaaaaatttccCACTTCTACTTGCATCCATCACACAAACCGTTAATAATATGGAAGAGAATCGAAATGGTCTCAATCGTCGATCCATGTCTAATGTTGATTTTCGACATTTGGATATTGAGAAGATATCGAAGCTTTTTAATTTAGATGATCATTAG
- the LOC111882487 gene encoding TSL-kinase interacting protein 1 produces MKPTLQRKGSIAQAGKLIGGTNKVKKATNRQKKSTQKASEVLSQQLSVSEASTETRKEVTTLELKSGKVVDPSTKIKLQLFPVDEVTRIGLEKDALNPFLELTLRARKKISSVINHIHTKWGASSIAIGEPMLLPYESHLRQHTSIPRKWTSKDTAITAGDVYTALETPPVFRLSYGWFSDGESSRISPQNCVTSETIQKQIETTEERKLLEATAEIDDTQHVDEKVNMGQSHERSTSPWDDELTNLSIGGLVSEHSVPQKTSLITDISIGGLLSEASLQGKIQPQPQFKWDDSLTALSIGGLLSEASLQAKMNKFDPKSFISDSLDAIISSQQMKNDPQPQLSILDAEQTCNAFSFRKFSSSTKNVRVSVARATHDSNSNSFKFPGLLEGDRQAANAEDTSGPQQYNEDSRSLGLRGINWNESLGPFDLGNSMPWKI; encoded by the exons ATGAAACCAACCCTGCAGAGAAAAGGAAGTATAGCTCAAGCAGGCAAGCTCATTGGTGGGACAAATAAAGTGAAAAAGGCCACAAACAGACAAAAAAAGTCTACACAGAAAGCATCAG AAGTGCTCAGTCAGCAGCTTTCAGTAAGTGAAGCATCTACAGAAACTAGAAAAGAAGTAACAACATTGGAATTGAAGAGTGGAAAAGTTGTTGATCCTTCAACAAAAATTAAGCTGCAGCTTTTTCCAGTTGATGAAGTTACTCGAATAGGGTTAGAGAAG GATGCTCTTAATCCATTCCTTGAACTCACACTAAGAGCTAGAAAGAAGATATCATCTGTTATCAACCACATCCATACAAAATGGGGTGCTTCAAGCATAGCCATAGGGGAACCCATGCTTTTACCTTATGAATCACACCTCAGACAACACACATCTATTCCTAGAAAATGGACATCAAAGGACACTGCTATTACTGCTGGAGATGTTTACACAGCTCTAGAAACTCCTCCTGTATTCCGCTTAAG CTATGGCTGGTTCTCTGATGGTGAGTCTTCAAGGATTTCTCCACAAAATTGTGTAACATCTGAAACCATTCAGAAACAGATTGAGACTACAGAAGAAAGGAAGCTTCTAGAAGCAACAGCTGAAATAGATGATACTCAGCATGTG GATGAAAAAGTCAACATGGGTCAAAGCCATGAACGGTCAACATCACCATGGGATGACGAGTTAACCAATTTGAGCATAGGTGGACTTGTATCCGAACACTCGGTGCCTCAAAAGACTTCTCTAATCACCGATATAAGCATTGGTGGGCTTCTATCAGAAGCATCATTACAAGGAAAAATACAACCACAACCACAATTTAAATGGGATGATAGTTTAACTGCTTTAAGCATTGGTGGACTTTTATCAGAAGCATCTTTACAAGCCAAGATGAATaaatttgatccaaaatcattCATTTCTGATTCTTTGGATGCCATCATCTCTTCACAACAAATGAAAAACGATCCTCAACCTCAACTCTCAATATTGGATGCTGAACAGACTTGTAATGCCTTTTCCTTCCGCAAATTCTCCTCATCTACCAAAAATGTTCGTGTCAGTGTTGCTAGAGCTACTCATGATTCTAATTCAAATTCCTTCAAATTCCCCGGTCTTCTAGag GGGGACAGGCAAGCTGCGAATGCTGAAGATACTTCTGGTCCCCAACAATATAATGAAGACAGCAGAAGCCTTGGGCTAAGAGGCATAAACTGG AATGAGTCTTTAGGTCCCTTTGATCTTGGCAACTCAATGCCTTGGAAGATTTGA